One Gimesia aquarii DNA segment encodes these proteins:
- a CDS encoding YciI family protein, which yields MPKYMFIYRGGQEKLKFASPEQIQQVLQMWMDWIDQGIEAGWVLDAGDGLKPGGAIVNMDLTVTKDELSTESGSLISGYSMIEVPDLSMAIELAKDSPMPNSGGTVEIRELTHNGKQYK from the coding sequence ATGCCGAAGTATATGTTCATTTATCGTGGTGGGCAGGAAAAGTTGAAATTCGCCTCACCCGAACAGATACAACAGGTGCTGCAAATGTGGATGGATTGGATCGATCAAGGCATCGAAGCCGGCTGGGTACTGGATGCTGGTGATGGTTTGAAGCCGGGTGGTGCAATCGTCAACATGGACTTGACGGTGACTAAAGATGAATTATCTACTGAATCGGGATCGCTCATCAGTGGCTATTCGATGATTGAGGTACCCGATCTAAGCATGGCAATCGAATTAGCCAAAGATTCCCCAATGCCGAATTCGGGTGGCACAGTTGAAATTCGGGAACTCACTCATAATGGAAAGCAGTACAAATGA
- a CDS encoding RNA polymerase sigma factor, whose product MKQSTNQLVEHFFRHESANLIAVLTRAFGMRRIDLIEDMVQVAILEAMHAWKQRGVPENPAAWVHHVAKNRILDSIRREKTYEKAITLSGLSIASQSINAQESMVDQWLEKEELPDSLLRMIFVCCHPSLERKSQIALTLKTLCGFGISEISRGLLLPSETVKKRIQRAKHSLATANVRLELPSDDQLTQRLDVVHDVLYLMFNEGYSTSHGTEPIRDEICEEAVRLCHLLCESPYSSPSTKALLALQLFHAARLDARTDENGAVILLEDQDREKWNRCLIGTAQSWLANSKTDQPTTFHFEAAIAMQHCISPSVEATDWNSIVNFYSRLIHLRDSPVYELNQAIAMGQAGDTGDAFSQLQNLRNRDDMKHYFLLDCAFARIHELEGNTKAAIDSYLTALTKTVVPHEKKLLEKKLRKLADLR is encoded by the coding sequence ATGAAGCAGTCGACCAACCAACTGGTCGAACACTTTTTTCGGCACGAGTCTGCGAATCTGATTGCAGTGCTGACGCGCGCCTTTGGTATGCGCCGGATTGACCTGATTGAAGACATGGTTCAGGTCGCAATCTTAGAGGCCATGCACGCCTGGAAACAACGCGGCGTCCCGGAAAATCCCGCTGCCTGGGTTCATCATGTGGCAAAGAATCGCATTCTCGATTCCATACGTCGTGAAAAAACATATGAAAAAGCGATCACATTATCTGGTCTCTCAATTGCCAGTCAATCAATTAATGCTCAGGAATCAATGGTTGATCAATGGCTTGAGAAAGAAGAGCTACCCGACAGTTTATTGCGTATGATATTTGTCTGCTGTCATCCATCGCTGGAACGAAAGTCGCAGATTGCACTGACGTTAAAAACACTTTGTGGATTTGGAATTTCTGAAATCTCTCGGGGACTACTATTACCCAGCGAAACGGTTAAGAAACGTATTCAACGTGCAAAACATTCTCTGGCAACAGCAAATGTGCGACTTGAACTACCCAGCGATGATCAGCTAACACAGCGACTAGATGTCGTACATGATGTACTTTATTTGATGTTTAATGAAGGCTATAGCACTTCCCACGGAACAGAGCCAATTCGCGACGAAATCTGCGAGGAGGCAGTCCGACTCTGTCATCTGCTTTGTGAAAGTCCTTACTCATCTCCGTCAACAAAAGCACTGCTCGCTTTGCAATTGTTCCATGCCGCGCGACTCGATGCGAGAACTGATGAAAACGGAGCAGTGATACTTCTGGAAGATCAAGACCGTGAAAAATGGAATCGTTGCCTGATCGGTACTGCACAAAGCTGGCTAGCAAACTCAAAAACCGATCAGCCAACGACATTTCATTTCGAAGCAGCCATTGCAATGCAGCACTGTATTTCTCCAAGTGTCGAAGCCACAGACTGGAACTCCATCGTCAACTTTTATAGCCGGCTCATACACCTACGCGATTCCCCTGTTTATGAATTAAACCAGGCGATTGCTATGGGCCAGGCAGGCGATACAGGTGATGCATTCTCTCAACTGCAGAATTTACGGAATAGAGACGATATGAAGCACTACTTCTTATTGGATTGCGCTTTTGCTCGTATTCACGAACTGGAAGGGAATACAAAAGCAGCGATCGACTCATACCTGACAGCATTGACTAAAACCGTCGTTCCGCATGAGAAGAAACTGCTGGAAAAAAAACTTCGAAAGCTTGCTGACCTGCGATAA
- a CDS encoding DUF1501 domain-containing protein: MSINTHNRREFLKLTASGVSATMLSSLINSSDASEIPIPTLHHPAKAKSIILLYMSGGFSHVDSFDPKPMLKTMHGKPMPGTIERTQFDAVGNILDTFWETRQYGKSGIKMTNMFPQMAEMVDDLAIVRSMTTNFSEHAQSNFFLHSGFPFLGYPSAGAWVAYGLGSSNKNLPPYIVLRTNSAGIPHGGVSLYGNGFLPAITGGSIFNLTDKNAVPNITPKMAKQEQRKALDLIKSLDRGFADRVAAENAIIDSTHNAETAFEMQQAVPELTDLTGETQEIQNAYGVNDKDPHMAQYARQCLMARRLVERGVRFIELSCSSPGIGAGGAANPWDQHGEIKKGHGAMAKQVDQPIAALLKDLKQRDLLKDTLVVFTGEFGRTPFAQGNGRDHNPYGFSLWLAGGGMKGGVTYGQTDEFGYHVVEKKSTVYDLWATVLHQLGIDHERLTYRYSGRDMRLTDVHGNLWKDIIT, from the coding sequence ATGTCTATTAATACACATAACCGTCGTGAGTTCTTAAAGCTGACTGCCTCTGGCGTGAGTGCGACTATGTTGTCCAGTCTCATCAATTCGTCAGACGCATCTGAAATTCCAATACCGACATTGCATCACCCGGCCAAAGCAAAATCGATCATCTTGCTTTATATGTCGGGTGGATTCTCACACGTTGATTCATTTGACCCCAAACCGATGTTAAAAACGATGCATGGTAAACCTATGCCCGGCACAATCGAACGTACCCAGTTTGACGCGGTAGGGAACATTCTCGATACATTTTGGGAAACGAGACAGTACGGCAAGTCCGGAATCAAAATGACAAACATGTTTCCTCAAATGGCAGAGATGGTCGACGATTTGGCCATCGTGCGGTCTATGACGACTAATTTCTCTGAACATGCTCAGAGTAATTTCTTTTTGCATAGTGGCTTTCCGTTTCTTGGTTATCCCAGTGCCGGGGCATGGGTTGCTTACGGGCTAGGCAGTTCGAATAAAAATTTACCACCGTACATTGTTTTACGGACAAATTCAGCAGGGATTCCGCATGGTGGTGTGAGTCTGTACGGAAATGGGTTTTTACCTGCAATTACAGGTGGGTCGATCTTTAACCTGACCGATAAGAATGCGGTTCCGAATATCACGCCGAAGATGGCAAAACAAGAACAACGCAAGGCGCTTGACCTCATTAAATCACTGGACCGAGGATTCGCTGATCGTGTCGCGGCAGAGAATGCCATCATCGATTCTACCCATAATGCGGAAACGGCTTTCGAAATGCAGCAGGCTGTTCCTGAGTTGACTGACCTGACTGGTGAGACACAAGAGATCCAAAATGCTTACGGTGTGAATGATAAAGACCCACACATGGCACAATATGCCAGGCAATGCCTGATGGCACGTCGTCTTGTCGAACGGGGGGTTCGCTTTATTGAGCTTTCCTGCAGTAGTCCCGGTATTGGTGCCGGCGGCGCTGCCAATCCATGGGATCAACATGGCGAAATTAAAAAAGGCCACGGTGCCATGGCAAAACAAGTTGATCAGCCAATCGCGGCTTTGTTGAAAGATCTCAAACAACGTGATTTACTCAAAGATACATTGGTTGTGTTTACAGGTGAGTTCGGACGCACTCCCTTTGCTCAAGGTAATGGTCGCGATCACAATCCCTATGGATTCAGCCTTTGGCTGGCTGGGGGAGGGATGAAAGGTGGTGTTACTTATGGTCAGACGGACGAGTTCGGGTATCATGTAGTTGAAAAGAAATCGACCGTCTACGATCTCTGGGCAACAGTTTTGCATCAACTTGGTATCGACCATGAAAGACTTACTTACCGATATAGCGGCCGAGACATGCGACTTACCGACGTGCATGGTAATTTGTGGAAAGATATCATCACTTAA
- a CDS encoding PSD1 and planctomycete cytochrome C domain-containing protein, whose translation MKFRIVSSVIFLFPFTATVAFSAEKNDFFEKKIRPVLVQHCYECHNSLGKKKGGLALDYKAALLAGGESGKVIVPGKAKESILIWALRHEQGYEMPAKSPKLDDAVIRDFEHWVNQGAHDPRLTKPTLADLNKKLPWKQVRNQRLTWWSFQPLKDSPIPNVSTKTWSKNSIDRFIFARLQHEHLPASPEASPEVLVRRLHLILTGLPPKPEVVQEFVKNYSLQTYEQLVDDLLASPQFGERWARHWMDWYRYAETHGSEGDPPIPYASAYRDYLIRALNADVPYDQLLKEHLAGDLLKDPRVNQELGINESAIGPAHLRMVPHGFGVTNAYAEQITFTDNQIDVISKAMLGITVSCARCHDHKFDPISQKDFYRFFGVMVSNKPATVLIDTREKLEANKTEIMKIKREIHQELANFWIGESEKLPTRLQTLPIFKELAERKNPPKLPANFGTLKKNEQNKVRQQFEAEQAKWNLVNSMRSVTHPFGLWSGLQSVKPEAYSTTINQQRTKLKEIKEQNQKAIANAEFYLDLRNQATFDQWYSMGNGTTFQVSPAGSFALHFEGEKAITGIFPRGIYSHLISDKHAAVLSSGNFKARGEKTMVRVAGNSARLKVPIRNYPLAHGGLHPAEDMNNPTLQWRNTQRKWKYWRGELVHYELLTAKDFLPIPRTNDRSWFGITEVYAGNDTMQEEGASLLDLIDNSHEIVNQESLIRAYVAMLKQAITHWQADSMTDKEAEWLDTFVRLKLLTNQVGQLPPSLRKKINRYRALEKAIPVPRRAPGVFEADPIDQPLLIRGEQKQESDPVKRKFLEIFNDQSYSAKNSGRLQLAEDMVSEANTLKTRVLINRLWAYVFGRGIVASTDNFGRLGKKPTHPELLDHLALDFERNGWSIKKALRKMVTSRTFRSASQTSLKMREKDAENLFLSYYTPRRLDAESIFDSIHFVTEGNQRAIYLPVVRNRLNPFLQAFNAPVPTSTVSVRSNTNVPSQSLAMLNGPVVEKAAKAWAKRIQQDKKLSTLAEKINAMFIQAYARPATSEELKLFIEYLQSGGSDYHVAHAILNSKEFIYVY comes from the coding sequence ATGAAGTTTCGAATTGTGAGTAGTGTCATATTTCTCTTTCCATTTACAGCAACAGTTGCATTTTCGGCGGAGAAGAACGATTTTTTCGAGAAGAAAATTCGACCCGTTTTGGTACAGCATTGCTATGAGTGTCATAATAGTCTCGGGAAGAAGAAGGGAGGCCTTGCGCTTGACTATAAGGCAGCGTTATTAGCAGGTGGTGAGTCCGGTAAGGTCATCGTTCCTGGAAAAGCAAAAGAAAGTATTTTGATCTGGGCGTTGCGCCATGAGCAAGGTTACGAGATGCCAGCAAAGTCGCCTAAGCTCGATGATGCTGTGATTCGAGATTTCGAACATTGGGTCAATCAGGGAGCACATGATCCACGTTTGACTAAGCCAACGCTGGCTGATCTGAATAAAAAGCTACCATGGAAACAGGTACGAAATCAACGTTTGACCTGGTGGTCTTTTCAACCATTAAAGGATTCTCCCATTCCCAATGTTTCTACTAAAACATGGTCGAAAAATTCGATTGACCGCTTCATCTTTGCTCGCCTGCAGCACGAGCATTTACCAGCTTCTCCCGAAGCCTCGCCAGAAGTTCTGGTACGTCGCCTGCACTTGATTCTGACGGGGTTACCGCCGAAACCGGAAGTTGTTCAAGAATTTGTGAAAAATTATTCTCTTCAAACGTATGAACAACTGGTTGACGACTTACTCGCTTCACCACAATTTGGAGAACGCTGGGCGCGGCATTGGATGGACTGGTATCGCTATGCAGAAACACATGGCAGTGAAGGGGACCCGCCCATTCCCTATGCGAGCGCGTACCGTGATTACCTGATCCGGGCGCTCAATGCTGATGTCCCCTATGATCAACTTCTGAAAGAACACTTAGCAGGAGATTTACTAAAAGATCCTCGAGTCAATCAGGAACTTGGGATTAATGAGTCAGCGATCGGTCCCGCCCATCTACGTATGGTTCCGCATGGGTTTGGGGTTACCAACGCATACGCAGAACAGATCACATTCACAGATAATCAGATTGATGTCATTTCCAAAGCGATGCTGGGGATAACGGTCTCGTGTGCACGTTGCCATGATCATAAATTCGACCCAATCAGCCAGAAAGATTTCTACCGATTTTTTGGAGTGATGGTGAGCAACAAACCTGCAACCGTGCTGATTGATACCAGGGAAAAGCTTGAGGCAAACAAAACTGAAATTATGAAAATCAAGCGAGAGATTCATCAAGAATTAGCCAACTTTTGGATTGGTGAAAGTGAAAAATTACCGACCAGGTTACAAACGTTGCCAATATTCAAGGAATTAGCTGAAAGAAAAAATCCCCCAAAATTACCGGCTAATTTTGGAACATTGAAGAAGAACGAGCAAAATAAAGTTCGCCAACAGTTTGAAGCAGAGCAGGCAAAGTGGAATCTCGTCAATTCGATGCGAAGTGTGACGCACCCATTCGGGCTCTGGTCAGGGCTTCAATCGGTTAAGCCAGAAGCATACTCGACAACGATTAACCAACAGCGAACAAAATTGAAAGAAATTAAAGAACAGAATCAGAAGGCGATTGCAAATGCTGAGTTCTATCTCGACCTACGCAATCAGGCAACTTTCGATCAATGGTATTCGATGGGAAACGGAACAACATTCCAAGTGAGTCCTGCAGGCTCTTTTGCGTTGCATTTTGAAGGTGAAAAGGCAATTACCGGGATTTTCCCACGAGGTATCTATTCGCATCTCATTTCAGATAAGCATGCGGCTGTCCTCAGTTCAGGCAATTTCAAAGCGAGAGGTGAGAAGACTATGGTTCGGGTTGCCGGCAATAGCGCACGGCTCAAAGTACCGATCCGCAATTATCCTTTGGCACATGGAGGACTGCATCCGGCCGAAGATATGAATAATCCGACGCTTCAGTGGAGAAATACGCAACGGAAATGGAAATACTGGCGTGGAGAACTAGTTCATTATGAGTTACTAACCGCAAAAGACTTTCTTCCAATTCCAAGAACAAATGATCGTTCCTGGTTTGGAATTACTGAAGTGTATGCCGGTAATGATACCATGCAGGAAGAAGGGGCTTCGCTATTAGATCTGATTGATAATTCGCATGAAATTGTTAATCAAGAAAGCCTGATACGTGCGTATGTGGCAATGCTCAAACAGGCAATCACTCATTGGCAAGCCGATAGTATGACTGATAAGGAAGCTGAATGGCTCGATACATTCGTAAGGCTCAAATTGCTGACAAATCAGGTTGGGCAACTCCCTCCTTCTTTACGGAAAAAAATAAACCGCTATCGAGCACTGGAAAAAGCGATCCCTGTTCCACGAAGGGCACCAGGCGTTTTCGAGGCTGACCCCATTGATCAACCACTGCTGATTCGCGGAGAACAGAAGCAGGAATCAGACCCTGTTAAAAGAAAGTTTTTAGAGATTTTTAATGATCAGTCTTACAGCGCTAAGAATTCCGGACGATTACAACTTGCTGAGGACATGGTGAGTGAAGCAAATACTTTGAAGACGCGCGTTTTGATTAATCGGCTTTGGGCTTATGTTTTTGGTAGAGGTATTGTGGCTTCAACAGACAATTTCGGCCGGCTGGGTAAAAAACCGACCCATCCGGAATTACTCGATCATTTGGCGCTGGACTTCGAGCGCAATGGCTGGTCGATCAAAAAAGCACTACGAAAAATGGTAACCAGTCGCACATTCCGCTCTGCCAGTCAGACTTCCTTAAAGATGCGAGAAAAGGATGCAGAAAATCTTTTTCTTTCATACTACACACCTCGAAGGCTTGATGCAGAATCGATCTTCGATTCGATTCACTTTGTTACGGAAGGTAACCAGCGTGCTATCTATCTGCCCGTAGTTCGTAATCGTCTGAATCCATTTTTACAAGCATTTAATGCTCCAGTTCCCACCTCAACTGTCAGCGTTCGCAGTAATACCAATGTGCCTTCTCAGTCACTGGCAATGTTAAATGGGCCGGTCGTTGAGAAAGCCGCTAAAGCATGGGCCAAACGAATACAACAGGATAAAAAGCTTAGCACTCTCGCCGAGAAAATCAATGCGATGTTTATTCAAGCGTATGCGCGGCCTGCGACATCGGAGGAGTTGAAACTGTTCATCGAATATCTCCAATCAGGAGGAAGCGATTACCACGTCGCGCATGCAATCCTTAATTCTAAGGAATTTATCTATGTCTATTAA
- a CDS encoding ABC transporter permease subunit, with translation MIFMLLMLVILFSSLTVKEQHPTGASAGNQVGKTILKQYGNKARVLIVTRDTKEDRAFAEAVVERLKSGGVDVLGQVNGSASDARRAIESLLAKGQSIDAIAANNVTAKWTVYDRFESVGSSKCITPTSYTWPNFLKLSNLMSVANQTSIYAIIAIGMTMVIITAGIDLSVGSLIALASVSSALFIRDYCGGAEASVMMVVLSACIGIGVCAAAGAFNGLMVTAFQIPPFIVTLGMMMMASGLSFRLAEGRSIPELPSASFWLGRGETFGLPNPVLVMIVLYLVAHFLMSRTIFGRYTYAIGGNEEAARLSGVPVKRVLLTVYTICGALAGLGGIMLTSQLSAGDPKYGLMYELEVIAAVVVGGTSLMGGQGKVFGTLIGAFIIAVIKNGMNLTDVDPFNQKIVLGAVLTAAVLIDRLKRHTV, from the coding sequence ATGATTTTCATGCTGTTGATGCTCGTGATTCTCTTTAGTTCTTTGACCGTAAAAGAACAACATCCAACCGGAGCAAGTGCCGGTAATCAGGTAGGTAAAACTATTTTAAAACAATATGGCAATAAAGCTCGCGTTCTTATCGTCACACGAGATACTAAAGAAGATCGGGCCTTCGCTGAAGCTGTGGTTGAGCGATTGAAGTCAGGCGGGGTAGATGTTCTTGGGCAGGTGAACGGTTCCGCCTCTGATGCACGGAGAGCAATTGAATCACTGCTTGCTAAAGGGCAATCTATCGATGCGATTGCGGCTAACAATGTGACCGCCAAATGGACAGTATATGACCGCTTTGAGTCGGTTGGTTCGTCGAAATGCATCACACCAACGTCATACACATGGCCTAATTTTTTGAAACTCAGCAACCTTATGAGTGTTGCAAACCAGACTTCGATTTACGCGATTATTGCAATTGGCATGACGATGGTGATTATCACCGCAGGAATTGATCTGTCGGTTGGCTCCCTGATTGCACTCGCTTCGGTAAGCTCTGCGCTCTTCATTCGGGATTACTGTGGTGGGGCTGAAGCAAGTGTCATGATGGTTGTGCTTAGTGCTTGCATAGGAATTGGTGTTTGTGCTGCTGCTGGTGCCTTCAATGGTTTGATGGTCACGGCTTTTCAAATACCGCCTTTTATCGTGACATTGGGAATGATGATGATGGCCAGTGGCCTGTCATTTCGACTTGCAGAGGGACGTTCAATCCCCGAGTTGCCATCAGCATCTTTTTGGTTAGGACGTGGAGAAACATTCGGTTTGCCAAACCCGGTTCTTGTAATGATAGTACTTTATTTGGTTGCACATTTTCTAATGTCGAGGACGATTTTTGGACGCTATACCTATGCAATTGGTGGGAACGAGGAAGCCGCGCGTTTGTCTGGTGTTCCTGTCAAACGAGTTCTATTGACAGTTTATACGATTTGTGGGGCACTCGCGGGTTTGGGAGGGATCATGCTGACGTCTCAACTCTCTGCAGGTGATCCCAAGTACGGATTAATGTACGAGTTGGAAGTGATTGCTGCAGTCGTCGTTGGTGGCACGTCTTTAATGGGAGGGCAGGGTAAGGTCTTTGGTACTCTGATCGGCGCTTTCATTATTGCAGTGATCAAAAATGGAATGAATTTGACAGATGTGGATCCGTTTAATCAGAAGATTGTCTTGGGAGCCGTCCTTACGGCGGCGGTTCTCATCGATCGATTAAAGCGTCACACAGTATAA
- a CDS encoding sugar ABC transporter ATP-binding protein: MSSPASVAESPLLAMNGIEKSFPGVRALGGVDLRLERGEVLALLGENGAGKSTLIKMLGGAHLPDMGSICIEGVEMQFSSPIEANKAGIGIIYQEFNLIPELSVWENIFLGREASFGLVRRSEERRRTKELFEQIGVSIPIDVPCSELSVAQQQIVEIAKALSQDVRLIVMDEPSAALTPQEVSRLFDIIRDLKQNGIGVIYISHRLDEIFEISDRVVILRDGEVVGEASIDQLTRKRMIELMVGREINNEFPKHYHQIGKSRLAVEGLNRAEAVRDVSFEIHAGEVLGLTGLVGAGRTETARIIFGADQADSGTILLDGEMLEIHSPRHAIQAGICLLTEDRKSQGLILDLSVRENFGLPNLNAFSKWGCVNQKKERITFADYVSRLSIKIPHQEQLARSLSGGNQQKVVLAKWMEKNAEVVIFDEPTRGIDVGAKYEIYTLINELASQGKAILMISSELPEVLGMSDRILVMYKGRITGEIRDVANATQEEIMKLAVI, encoded by the coding sequence ATGTCGTCACCTGCCTCAGTCGCAGAATCACCATTGCTTGCCATGAATGGGATCGAAAAGTCCTTTCCCGGTGTGCGCGCTCTGGGGGGAGTCGACTTGAGGTTGGAACGAGGTGAAGTTCTGGCATTGCTGGGTGAAAACGGGGCTGGCAAAAGTACGCTTATTAAGATGCTTGGCGGGGCTCATTTGCCGGACATGGGTTCGATTTGCATTGAGGGAGTGGAGATGCAATTTTCGAGTCCGATAGAAGCGAACAAGGCGGGGATTGGAATCATTTATCAGGAGTTTAATCTGATACCAGAACTGTCAGTCTGGGAAAATATCTTTCTCGGACGCGAGGCAAGTTTCGGTTTGGTTCGCAGAAGCGAAGAACGGCGCCGCACGAAAGAGCTGTTTGAGCAAATTGGTGTGTCAATTCCGATTGATGTGCCATGTAGTGAATTATCTGTTGCTCAGCAGCAGATCGTTGAGATTGCAAAAGCATTATCCCAGGACGTTCGGCTGATTGTTATGGATGAACCATCGGCGGCACTCACGCCCCAGGAAGTTTCTAGACTATTCGATATCATCCGCGACTTGAAGCAAAATGGAATCGGAGTGATCTATATCAGCCATCGTCTTGATGAGATTTTTGAGATTTCAGACCGCGTTGTCATTCTGCGCGACGGTGAAGTCGTAGGCGAAGCATCAATAGACCAACTCACACGAAAGAGAATGATCGAGTTGATGGTGGGGCGCGAAATCAACAACGAGTTTCCAAAACATTACCATCAGATTGGAAAGTCTCGTCTTGCTGTAGAAGGTCTCAATCGTGCTGAAGCAGTTCGAGATGTCAGTTTTGAGATTCATGCCGGAGAAGTACTTGGATTAACAGGGCTGGTTGGAGCGGGGCGTACTGAGACAGCACGAATCATCTTTGGAGCGGATCAAGCCGATTCAGGGACGATCCTTTTAGATGGAGAAATGCTGGAAATTCATAGTCCGCGACATGCCATTCAAGCAGGTATCTGTCTCCTCACCGAAGATCGTAAGAGTCAGGGATTAATTTTAGATTTGAGTGTGCGCGAGAATTTTGGATTACCAAACCTGAATGCGTTTTCTAAATGGGGTTGCGTCAATCAGAAAAAGGAACGAATTACTTTTGCTGATTATGTTTCACGACTGAGTATTAAAATTCCCCATCAGGAACAACTTGCCCGCAGCCTCTCAGGAGGCAATCAACAAAAAGTCGTACTTGCAAAATGGATGGAAAAAAATGCAGAAGTTGTCATTTTTGATGAACCGACGCGTGGTATTGATGTAGGGGCGAAGTATGAAATTTATACCCTTATTAATGAACTGGCGAGTCAAGGAAAAGCAATTCTCATGATCAGCTCAGAACTGCCGGAAGTATTGGGGATGAGTGATCGTATTCTCGTAATGTACAAAGGGCGAATCACTGGAGAGATTCGCGATGTTGCAAACGCGACGCAGGAAGAAATCATGAAACTGGCAGTGATCTGA
- a CDS encoding substrate-binding domain-containing protein produces the protein MVRLSLALILSLLVVTSGCGNTPSESSSDSKSKDSDPVESKGTIGFSALTLTNPFFKVIADNMQEEAAKHGYELIVLSAERDVKKQADHVDEFLVKGVSAIILNPCDSNGIGPAIKKANEKGVPVFTNDIKYDGDEGKVVCHVATDNYQGGKLAGEAMVKLLGDSGGKVAILHFPQAESCQLRVKGFHEIVNAHNDKTKNAKIEVVATLDGGGDRDEGSKVTKDVIESNPDLSAIFAINDPSALGARASLEAAGKADQVTIIAFDGQEIGKQAILEGKILCDPIQFPDQIGKVTIEQIIKYFNGDDVKPEILIPSKLYYKADAEKDPLFNKG, from the coding sequence ATGGTCCGGCTTTCTCTGGCATTGATTCTGAGCCTGTTAGTAGTGACTTCAGGTTGTGGTAATACCCCTTCTGAATCGTCATCTGATAGTAAATCAAAAGATTCTGACCCTGTTGAAAGCAAAGGGACAATTGGTTTTTCAGCGCTTACCTTGACGAATCCCTTTTTCAAGGTGATTGCAGACAATATGCAGGAAGAGGCGGCAAAGCACGGGTACGAATTGATTGTGCTCTCTGCAGAACGCGATGTGAAAAAGCAAGCCGATCATGTGGATGAGTTTCTGGTAAAGGGAGTTTCGGCGATTATTCTGAATCCCTGCGATTCGAATGGAATCGGACCTGCAATTAAAAAAGCAAATGAAAAAGGAGTCCCGGTCTTTACCAACGACATCAAATACGACGGTGATGAAGGAAAAGTCGTTTGTCATGTGGCAACCGACAATTATCAAGGCGGTAAATTGGCTGGTGAAGCGATGGTCAAACTTCTTGGCGATTCGGGAGGCAAAGTGGCGATTCTACATTTTCCACAAGCAGAATCGTGTCAGTTGCGCGTCAAAGGGTTTCATGAAATAGTGAATGCTCACAACGACAAAACAAAAAATGCAAAGATAGAAGTTGTAGCGACGCTTGATGGAGGTGGGGATCGTGATGAAGGTTCTAAAGTAACAAAAGATGTGATTGAATCGAATCCTGACCTTTCTGCGATTTTTGCGATTAACGATCCATCGGCTTTGGGGGCGCGCGCTTCATTGGAAGCTGCTGGCAAAGCGGACCAGGTTACGATCATTGCTTTCGATGGGCAGGAGATTGGTAAGCAGGCGATACTGGAAGGTAAGATCTTGTGTGATCCGATTCAATTTCCTGATCAGATTGGAAAAGTTACCATTGAACAAATCATTAAATATTTTAACGGTGATGATGTAAAACCGGAAATCTTGATTCCTTCCAAGCTTTACTATAAAGCAGATGCTGAAAAAGATCCTCTTTTTAATAAAGGGTAG
- a CDS encoding IclR family transcriptional regulator, with amino-acid sequence MTEIKIAETKKSTVPNLQRGMSILEFLSKHQMSATIAELSERLGYPSASVFRITQELAEMGYLSRDPATKRFSLTNKFLMLGQPQGREQGLVEASLPAMRGIRKATGETTQICCLIEVEIVILNQLVSTHPFKYSAELGARCPAYCCAPGKAILASLPEEDREELVSRIRFKKFTPNTITTRRSLREELARISACGFALDQAEWMEGIRCVAAPVRDRHGYPVGAITIAGPASRILESEFEQLGELVSGAASSVELDCA; translated from the coding sequence ATGACTGAAATCAAAATAGCGGAAACGAAAAAATCCACAGTACCAAACCTCCAAAGAGGAATGTCCATCCTGGAATTCCTTTCGAAACATCAAATGAGCGCGACCATAGCAGAATTGTCTGAGCGATTGGGTTATCCTTCAGCATCCGTATTCCGTATTACACAGGAACTTGCAGAAATGGGTTACCTTTCGCGCGATCCCGCAACAAAACGGTTTAGCCTGACCAATAAGTTTCTTATGCTAGGTCAACCACAGGGGCGCGAACAAGGATTGGTAGAAGCGTCCCTACCTGCGATGCGCGGAATTCGAAAAGCAACGGGAGAAACGACACAAATTTGCTGTCTGATCGAGGTCGAAATTGTAATCTTAAATCAGTTAGTCTCAACTCATCCGTTTAAATACTCTGCGGAACTCGGTGCCCGCTGCCCTGCTTACTGTTGTGCCCCTGGAAAGGCTATCCTCGCAAGTCTTCCCGAAGAAGATCGTGAAGAGTTGGTCTCTCGTATTCGTTTCAAAAAATTTACCCCTAATACGATTACCACCCGTCGAAGCTTGCGAGAAGAGCTTGCAAGAATCTCAGCATGTGGCTTTGCACTCGATCAAGCTGAATGGATGGAAGGAATTCGTTGCGTCGCGGCACCAGTTCGAGACCGTCACGGATATCCTGTAGGAGCAATCACAATTGCAGGTCCCGCATCGCGAATTTTGGAGTCAGAATTTGAACAATTGGGAGAACTCGTCTCAGGAGCTGCTTCCAGTGTCGAACTTGATTGCGCCTAA